The Gossypium raimondii isolate GPD5lz chromosome 2, ASM2569854v1, whole genome shotgun sequence genome segment AAGcaaatgaaaagttgaaaacaaGAGAAGATCAAGTGGAAAAAGAAAGCAGAACAAGAAAATGGCAAATGCAGACCCAAGCCAGAAGGTTGACTACGTTTTCAAAGTAGTGTTGATCGGTGATTCAGGTGTGGGTAAGTCTCAAATTCTTGCTCGCTTTGCTAGAAACGACTTCAGCTTAGATTCCAAGTCTACCATCGGAGTTGAGTTTCAGACTAGAACCCTCCTCATTGAGCACAAGAGTGTTAAGGCTCAGATCTGGGACACTGCTGGTCAAGAACGGTAACTTTTCATGCAAATTCATACCTTTTTCCTtgcttcttttatatattttttcttttctgggtTTTTCGTTTTTATGTGCATTTgcatctttttttcttgttctttcttACACTTGCAATTTGTTTTGTGGAAAGATATGAAAAAAAGATTTGtttttggtgaaattttttcttgttttttcgttttatttgcatttgcatttttcttcttgttcgTTCATAGATCTGTATGTTTGTAGATAGAACTATTTTGTTTTGCCAGTTTTACTGTGGACTGATAAGACATGTATTGATTGTATTTAGCTTGTCTAGATGGATGGTTGGTGAGATGTTTGCCATTTCAATCAGGAGTGGATTGGATTGGATTTTTCGATGGATGAATTGTATATTTACTGTTGatcgtgtatatatatatatatatatatatatatatatatatatatatatatatatccttttatttttaatgatggCCATGGGATTGGTAAACATTTACATGGATCTCGGTCACAATCTTGACATATCAGTTGAACCTTGGTGTCGCCTTTATTGCAAAGTATTGTATTGTATTAGATCCTTGATCTCATAAATTTGCAACAGATCTCTGGCCTACACATTGAAAAACATGTGCTTGCAGTAGCTTGCGACCGATGTCCTTGAACTTGAGCCGTTAAGTTGCAACCATTTAGATATTTATCACATTACCTTGAAAATGAATGTTCGGTAAGGTATATAATGGCTTTGGTCCTGTCTGATCTGCTGGTCTCGTCCAGGGCATTGGTTATTTGGTTATGGGGATTCCTTTGGTGGTATTATTTTCCTGGTTTGAATACAGTTTTAAAGAGTAGTCGGTGATTTTGCTTCTTATGTTATATTGGAACAGATACAGGGCGGTTACGAGTGCATACTATAGGGGTGCTGCCGGCGCAATGCTGGTTTATGATGTAACGAAACGCCAGACCTTCAATCACATCGCACGCTGGCTAGAAGAGTTGCGCGGTCATGCTGACAAGAACATTGTTATAATGCTGGTTGGGAACAAAAGTGACCTCGAAAAGCAGCGGGAAGTCTCAACAGAGGATGCCACCGAATTTGCTCAAAAGGAAGGACTATTTTTCTTGGAGACCTCAGCTCTTGCAGCGAAAAATGTTGAGACCGCATTCTTAACTGTGCTTACCGAGATCTTCAACATCGTGAACAAGAAAAACCTAGTTGCCGGTGAGAATCAAGGGAACGGCAATAGCAATCCCACGTCACTAGCAGGCAAGAAAATCATCATTCCAGGTCCAGCTCAAGAAATTCCAGCAAAGCGCAACATGTGTTGTAGATCATGATGCAATTGGATTTATCTCCTAATGTCAGTTTCtttctttcacatttttatcTGCTTGTATATTTACATTGCTATAGCTTTAAGCTTGCAAGGGCAGCtaattaattgaatgtttttgagattgaggAATAATAtgaaaccaaaattttgaagCTTCAATAATAGGTTccatttatattgtatttttatttcactctAGTTCTTAGCATCACCTTTTTCATACAACAACATTAAGGATTCCCTCTAATTACATGATAAGAGTTCAAACATACAAATGGCCAGATAAAATTGCATTCGACAACTTTGATAGCGTGAACCAAATTGTTTGTTAAACTGTTATGTTCCATTATACCTAAGGTGGCaataaataaaccttaaaatttctcAATAATAATCAAAGCTTCGATCTAGCAGTCAGTAAGTAAGACCTTCAAATTACTAAAGTATCTATAGAACCTTGAAACTCTTTCATCTTTAGTCCTATTCACTAGCATTGGTATCCTGTATTTTCATTGCTTCGACATTGTGATCCTCCAGTGGGGTTCTATTTTCACCACTCAAATCTTGTTTCTTATCTAGCACGCCAAGGCTTTCGGGTTCCAAAGTTCCATTCTTTTCAGTCTCCATACGTGCTGAAAGCCTTTCCAGCAGTTCCTGGCAGTCCATTGCTGTAACCATCACACTCAAACTCGACCGGCCTTTCCAGCAGCCAATGGCTATTGCCGATGCATCTGCTTGGATATGGTCTGATAATTTGTCACCTGCCAAGAAAAGGTTAGGAAGGGAATCATGGAAACCAATTGTTCTGGCAGGAATGGCAGATCAAATGAAGTTACTTACCTTCTCTCAAAACAATCACACAGCAGCCTAAAATCAGGTCTGCTGCCTTCTGAccgaaatcagcatcaacaAAGTCAGcaaatttgattgatttatatTGCAAAAGATGCTTGAAATCTGCTGGGGAAGCATACAGTATTTGTTTGGTAATGTATGGGAGAATCACAGGCAACCCTTCTGATGATATCCTGAATGAGCATGGTGCCAAGGAACCTTCTCTAGATGATTGGCGCTCCTATTTTtagaacaaaatcaaataaaatgagaaaatccTCAGTGACTCAGAAGCAAACCAGGCTAAGCAAATtctgataaaatgaaaatttccttGCGGAAAAATAAATAGggcaattaaaagaaaaaagaatatacTCACAAACATCTTCAGGCCAACGGAAGTTATCTTCAGTTGCTGTCCAACTCGAAAATTCAGGTCCAAAACATCCTTAACTGATTTTGAAACATAATAAATTCTCTTCACATGG includes the following:
- the LOC105787806 gene encoding ras-related protein Rab11A, encoding MANADPSQKVDYVFKVVLIGDSGVGKSQILARFARNDFSLDSKSTIGVEFQTRTLLIEHKSVKAQIWDTAGQERYRAVTSAYYRGAAGAMLVYDVTKRQTFNHIARWLEELRGHADKNIVIMLVGNKSDLEKQREVSTEDATEFAQKEGLFFLETSALAAKNVETAFLTVLTEIFNIVNKKNLVAGENQGNGNSNPTSLAGKKIIIPGPAQEIPAKRNMCCRS